DNA from Synergistota bacterium:
AAGTGAAATATAAAGGGAAGGATATTAGTGATGTTTTGGATATGAGTGTTGATGAGGCTTTGGAGTTTTTTTCTAACATCCCGTCTATAGTTAGAAAACTGAGGCTTTTAAGCGATGTAGGACTTGGATACATAAAGCTTGGGCAATCTGCAACTACCTTATCTGGCGGGGAAGCTCAGAGGGTAAAACTTGCTGCTGAGCTTTCTAAAAAACCTACAGGTAAAACGCTTTATATTCTTGATGAGCCTACTACAGGATTACATTTTGCGGATGTAGAGAAGCTTGTAAAAGTTCTGCAGAGGCTTGTAGAGGGAGGTAATACGGTTCTAGTAATAGAGCATAATCTTGAGGTTGTAAAAGTAGCTGATTATGTTATAGATCTCGGTCCTGAGGGAGGGGAAGAAGGAGGTTATATAGTGGCTTGCGGAACTCCTGAGGAAATTGCTATGTGTGAGAAGTCCTATACAGGGCAGTTTCTTAAAAAAGTTTTAGGAGATGGTAATAAGGTATATGCTGAAAGCGCGTAATAGATGTTTTGGAGGTTTTAATGATTGGGAGCGAAATAGTTTATGGAGTTCATGCTGTAGAAGAATTTATTTATTCTTATCCTGAAAGAGTGAATAAGGTTTTATTAGCTTCTAATAGACCTAAACTTGAGAAAAGTTTAAAGGTTCTGGGTATTCCTTTCCAGAGAGTCCCTGTTTCCAAAATAGAAAATATATGTGGTAAGGTGAATCATCAAGGAATTATAGCTTTGGTTTCGCCTCTTTCTTATCACCATCTTAAAGATATATTGCTGGAAGAAAAGATAGTTTTAGCTCTAGATGGGATAGAAGATCCTCAGAATTTAGGGGCTATCCTTCGAACGGCTGAAGCTGCTGGAGTAAATAGCGTTATTATACCAACTCGTCGTTCTGCACCTGTCACTTCTACCGTTATAAAGGTTTCTAGTGGGGCTGCTATTAGATTAAAAATAATAAGAACAAATAGTATGGTTTCCGCAATTAGGTATCTTAAGGATAGGGGTTTTTGGATTATTGGAAGTGATGTAGAGGGTTCAATTAGGTATGATGAAGCAGATTATCCATTTCCAAGCCTTTTAATTCTGGGTAGGGAAGGAAAAGGAATGCATAAAAGCATTAAAAATCTATGTGATATGAAGGTTTATATTCCTATGTACGGAAAGGTTCAATCCCTTAATGTCTCTGTTGCTTGCGGAATAATACTATATGAAATGTTGAGAAAACTACGTTCTAAGCCAATTTAGCAGTTTTTCGAAATCCCAAGTGTTTATTACATCTTCCTTTTCAAGCCATCCTCTTCTCGCTGTTGCTACCCCAAATAACATGAATTCAAGTTGTCCCCATGCGTGGGCATCAGTATTTATGACTAACTTAACTCCCATTTCCTTAGCTATTTTTGCATTTATATCGTTTAAGTCAAGCCTTTGGGGATAAGCATTTATCTCTAAGCCTACATTTTCTTCTTTAGCCTTTTGAATAATTGCCATGATGTCTACTTGATATCCATCTCTTTCTTCTATAAGTCTACCCGTTGGATGTCCAAGAATATC
Protein-coding regions in this window:
- the rlmB gene encoding 23S rRNA (guanosine(2251)-2'-O)-methyltransferase RlmB; translation: MIGSEIVYGVHAVEEFIYSYPERVNKVLLASNRPKLEKSLKVLGIPFQRVPVSKIENICGKVNHQGIIALVSPLSYHHLKDILLEEKIVLALDGIEDPQNLGAILRTAEAAGVNSVIIPTRRSAPVTSTVIKVSSGAAIRLKIIRTNSMVSAIRYLKDRGFWIIGSDVEGSIRYDEADYPFPSLLILGREGKGMHKSIKNLCDMKVYIPMYGKVQSLNVSVACGIILYEMLRKLRSKPI